In Populus alba chromosome 4, ASM523922v2, whole genome shotgun sequence, the genomic window aaattgaaacaGAAGATAGTAAAAAGATTAAAcgaaacaaaaatgaaagctGGGTGATCAAAAAACACAATCTTCCCTCCATTATTTGACAGATCCCACTAATCACCATTTAATTGGATCGTAAGACAGCCTCTCAAACAGCGCGTGAAAGGATGTCCTCATTCCTTTCATAATCCGCAAAGTAGCCGTTGCAAATACCACGTGGCAACCTGCCGACACAAGTGTTGGCTTGTCAGAAATACTCCTACGTGTAAGAGcacaaaataatactatttgtCTTAATGGGGTTGTTTCGTTTTTTTCCTAAATACAAAATAGTGTTCGCTTATAATAGTATAATGTCAATTAAGTCCCTTAATTTTAACCTCATGCAATttaattacaattattattgAACTAACAATCAAGTTCCTCAATCACATTtgctgaaaaaacaaaatactagtGAGTTTGATACAATTCTCACAAGCTTAGGATTTGGTTGCATTTTGAGCACCAAAATAAAGCATgtcaataaaattcatatattgggtaatttaaaatttatttgagctCTTAACTCTTTAtccaactaatatatatatatttcaccattttattttatatgaaatgtaATAATTACCTATcgtttttcataaatatttaatcaattctcctaatttattttccatctttagcttttactttatttatttatttatttgtggtaCCCCAAAGTTTTATTTGgatatgataaaatatattttcatgaggcttttttaaaaataaaaaattataattttcactttttattaaaaaaaaaaattatgtgtagCCACATATGATTATGAGACATCAATTTGAGTCTTACAAATCTGAGGCtcattaaaagtttatatagttattaattttagaatccaTGAGATTAATTAAGACACACTTAAGTTAATCTagatatccatattaataaaaaaaagagataggagaacttaatttcaagaaaggcgatgatttattaatttcaagacaGCAAAGGTGAATCTACAAGAATTGGTGgtttaaggactaaaatgaaatatGCGTGACAATTTCAGTACTGAATTGTAGCTCTCATTTCTCGAGTCGAGCTGAGACAGAAAGCACGCTTTTTTAGCAGTATAAAAAAAGATGGGCTCAAATCGAAAACGTTAGCATCGAAACAACCAGAACGGGAAATTTTCACTTTCCGATATCTTTTTTCTCTACTTTCTccccatcttcatcttcttgtaCTATATATTCCCATTTTCGGACCTTACCTTTTGAtctgtatttattattataataattactgAAGGCGTGTGTGGTAGCGTGCTAGCTACTTATCCTTTCAAATGGAGAAGAAGCATACTGTTTACTTGGATTAAGCTATAAAGTTATCCAAACACTTGCTAACTCAACTTTctcggttttgtttttttttgaagattgagAGGTCAATATATCATTGGAGATAAGGAAAGAAGTTGGTTAATAGTAAGCAAATTTCTTTTTGAGCTCCTTTGGTTTACCTGCcgtgttgatttttttcccccTGTTATTTGATGTGTTTTCTGGGTTCTGGTGTGTGAAATGCgccccagatggaaaaaattattgaatatggagattaatttgatttgtgATTAGGATTCGTTTACTTTTGATTGATTTGCTTTGTAAGTATAAAAAGATGatctttttgagattttacttgAAAAGTTGCTATCTTTTGTTTTGACGTATATGGATTGAAAGGAGCTGTTGGATGTTAAATATAGTAGTTGAatttcttaaatgttttttaaattttcttgagaagttgtttgtttttaatgttttttataaggtttttgttttggttctttttttgAAGGTATAAATGGCAACGCTTGCAGATATAGCGGTTTCGGGGGCTATAAATTTACTGAGTGCATTCATTTTCTTATTGGCATTTGCAATTTTGAGGCTACAACCCTTCAATGATAGAGTTTACTTTCCAAAATGGTATCTGAAGGGGTTAAGAAGCAGCCCCTCGCGCTCTGGGGCATTTGTTCGTAGGGTGGTGAATTTAGACTTTAGGTCATATATACGGTTTTTAAATTGGATGCCGGAAGCTCTTAAAATGCCGGAGCCTGAGCTTATTGATCATGCAGGGTTGGATTCTGCTGTTTACTTGCGCATTTACTTGATGGGGTAATCCCTTTTCCGTTcgtttatctttctttttctatgtttatttCTTGATGAAAGAGTATGTGCTGTACTTGTGTGGACTCCATGTTTCTGAAAATGTTTATGTCATTTGTTATTATCTGCTGAGCTCGATTTTGTTTCCTACGCAGACTTAAGATTTTTGTGCCTATAACATTCCTTGCTTGGGCTATCCTGGTGCCAGTCAATTACACTAATAATGCTCTAGAGGCAGCCAAGATGGTGGCCGATGTGACTGCTAGTGACATTGACAAGCTTTCAATTTCGAATATACCACTTAAATCACAAAGGTAGGAATCCATACTCCTCTGCTAACTTCTGCTTCCTTGTCATCTCCGAGTTTTGATGAATCTTGATATATTCAGATATATTGATCACAATTCTTTTACCATGTTATATAGCATAATGACCCTTTATGGATAACTATACGCATAGATTACTCTGTATCTGTAGAATACATGTAAATTATTATGTATCTGTAGAATACTTATTAATTGCTAATTTATCAAAAACCAAGAGTAATTGTTTTCCTCAAGACAATACATGTTGTCTTGTATTTCTTTGTTCGCATACCCGACCATCTTCTACTTCCAGGAatatcttctccttttctttttcagtgtgcccctatatttatattaattgcaTTGCAGATTTTGGACGCATATAGTGATGGCTTATGCCTTTACTTTCTGGACGTGCTACGTGTTGCTAAGGGAGTATGAGAAAGTTGCTTCGATGAGGTTGCAATTTCTTTCCTCAGAAAGACGTCGTCCAGATCAATTCACAGTAAGATGAACTATTTTCcttattgatttatttctttttagagtttttttccCTCAACCCTGAGCTTGTTCCTCAATTTCCATTTTAAGAAATGAATTCCATTTgtgaatattttcaaaattggCAGGGGTAGTTTGCTTACCCTTTTTTATCTGTCCTTCTCCTATTCAAGAAACTTGCATCATTAAGTTTACTCTTCCCAGGTCCTTGTTAGGAATGTACCTCCAGATCCAGATGAAACTGTCAGTGAGCTTGTGGAACACTTTTTTCTAGTGAATCATCCAGATCATTACCTCACACATCGGGTATGTTCCTgctcaaacaaaatttatattgtaaaataatCTTTGGTAGAAAGCTATGAATTTATTTGATGACATGGAATAGTCTGCACCAATTTTGTTTTGCAAAATATGGGAAACCATTTGTTCAAATGTGTGTGTGGGCATTATGTGGGTCAATGTGTGCTACTGGTACTtgataaattatatatcttCAATGATTTTAGGTAACATTATGAGGCATTCACTTGAATGCATTTGATCATAGCTTTTCCATATATGCAAATGCTTGCCATCTTCCATAAGTAAACTGTTTCCCTCAGCaattgttctttcttttcatgttcttaTCCCAATTTTATCTGTGGTGGTTTTGATGATTTATTCCAAACCTTAAAGTTTGATTACGTCAAGTTCCAatttttattccaaaactcaCGTTGAATTGACAAAGTGTTAGTGCGGGAGTTGTGTTTGATTTGGGATGTTGTAAACCTCAAAGTTATTTGTTTTAAGTGCCACCGTTTCCTTGTTTCTATTTGTGGCTGTGTAACAGTGTCACATTCCCTGCTGGACATAGAGACTTCATTCTTTCTAAATAGCAATTAACAGAGAATTGCACCAATTAACTACTCTGCATTTATTGTCTTTGGACTCTGAAAAGTGATAAAAAAGAAGTGCTAGgatgttttatttgttgaacTAAGAATGTGCACCTCCGCTTGTTTTTTATGAGCATGTTGTATTGCTGAGGTGATTTGTGGAAAATGTTGTTGCTCATAAAGAATGCTTCCAATTTTCTTGACTCGGTGAGTGTTGCAGCTCTTCGTAGCCtttctttatttgaattaaatagCAAGCGATAGGGAAAAGGTTTGGTGGGTTGAGGAGGCAACATGTGTACCACACATGATCTATTGAGTGGCTTTAAATGGACCCTTTAGTTGCCGGAGTATTCATATAAACCCTCGCACTTTCTTATGCACCTGAAATTCTAGGATAGTTTGTACTTCAATTTGTAAATTTTtgtcttaataaattttttaatgcagGTGGTGTGCAATGCTAACAAACTAGCCAGCTTggtcaagaagaagaaaaaaaagcagaacTGGCTTGACTACTACCAACTCAAGTACTCCAGGGATCAATCGCAGAGGCCTCAGATGAAGGTAATTCTCAAAATTCAATCTGATAGCCTATTACTTTTTCCTAAACCTAATTTCGGTTTTGACCTCAACTCTTACGGTTCTTGGATGTTTCAGACTGGTTTCCTTGGGCTTTGGGGGGGAAAAGTGGATGCAATCGATTATCACATATCAGAGATTGAGAAACTGTCAGAAGAAGTAAGCAGCTTCAATTTCTTATCTAAATTCCCTGATCTCTCAtaaattttgaactttttttttttaaaagcatataaTCTGGCAACCGCTTGTTCAAAAGTCCATGAAGTTTATTAGTTGGTTTTAGGCTCACTCAAATGAGTTAAGAGATGCTGCATATTCTCACCAGTTACTATTTGCATCATAATACTAATTTGAGTCACGGATCATTTTGGTATTATTCAGatagaagaagagaggaaaagGGTTTTAAAGGATCCAAAGTCTATCATGCCAGCAGCATTTGTTTCATTCAAGACTCGATGGGGTGCAGCTGTGTGTGCACAAACTCAACAATCAAGAAATCCGACTTTGTGGTTAACAGAGTGGGCTGCGGAGCCTCGCGATGTATATTGGCAAAACTTAGCCATTCCGTACATGTCACTCAAAGTTAGGAGGCTGATAATTGgagttgctttctttttccttaccTTCTTTTTCATGATACCTATTGCATCTGTACAAGCTCTAGCAAGTATTGAGGGAATAGAGAAAAGAGCCCCTTTTCTGAAGTCTGTTATTGAAATGTACGTTTCTTCCATCACAGTGCCTTCTAACTTAGTTGCAAGTTTTCTTTGTTAGAAATTACTAAttgtttcattatttaatatgcagaaaatttatcaaatctgTTATCCAAGGTTTTCTTCCTGGCATTGCATTGAAGCTCTTCCTTATCTTCCTACCAACAATATTGATGATCATGTCTAAGTTTGAAGGCTTCGTATCTCTATCATCTTTGGAAAGGAGATCAGCAACGAGATACTATATTTTCCTCATTATCAATGTATTCCTTGGGAGCATACTCACTGGAGCCGCATTTGAACAGCtaaattcttttattaatcagtCTGCTAACGAGTATGTTACTCTcacttttttatcaaatagtgTCTTCAGTATTTAATTACTCTACTAGGGTGTATGCATATTTAAGGGAAGTTGATTGCATTAGGGTGAGCGGTAATATATGCTGTATGGGCCAAAAGTTGTCGGTAGTGTTAATGGGCAAGGAATGTTAGTTTCTCTGTTTGAAGGTTTCTTCATGGCATGTGCCTTCAAAGGTCTTccaataacatatattttattgaccgtaaatttttttatcctccaatcagtaatttattttaatctcacTTTTCATCAATCTAGAATCCCTTTATACTTGACTGATTTGATAGACTGTGTATTCATGATTTCTTCCCTTTTCCTGGTATGAACCCATATGGTCTACAtgaatatgtttttcattttatcatCGACAACTtccattaagtttttattatatttttcttcttttctcatttattcatttatttatgtgGCAGAATTCCTAAAACAATTGGTGTAGCTGTTCCAATGAAAGCAACTTTCTTCATAACCTATATAATGGTTGACGGATGGGCTGGCATAGCCGGAGAAGTTTTAATGTTGAAACCACTGATACTCTACCACTTgaaaaatttctttttggtgAAGACTGAAAAGGACAGGGAAGAGGCAATGGATCCTGGAAGTGTTGGTTTTAACACCGGTGAACCCCGTatacaattatattttctaCTAGGGCTTGTATACGCAACAGTGACACCACTTCTCCTTCcattcataattattttcttcGCCTTCGCCTTTGCAGTGTTCCGTCATCAGGTAACAAGTTGATACTATTGGTTGTATGATGTTCAATCCAAGAACAATTCAATTGCAAATGGTTAATGCCTTGTGCCAACTAAATGTTCAAAACCCTACAACTTAATCCAACTTGGAAGATTTACTGGACCAAGGTTCAGTGCAATTGGATACAATATATTCATCTTTTCCCTATGCTTTACACCTATGCAGATCATAAATGTTTACAACCAAGAGTATGAAAGTGGTGCAGCATTCTGGCCTGATGTCCATGGGCGTGTTATTACTGCACTAGTAATCTCGCAGCTGTCTCTGATGGGGCTGATGAGTACCAAACAAGCTGCACAGTCAACGCCATTTCTCATTGCTCTCCCTGTCCTCACTATATGGTTTCATAGGTTCTGCAATGGACGCCACAAATCTGCATTTGTCAAATATCCATTACAGGTGTGTTGGTGTCTGCATACTGTGGAGCTGATGCTTTTTgattgctttgatttttctgtACTCCCTTGTTTGCTCTCAACTGATTTGCCTGCATAATACTGATAATTTCTTATatgaaattatgaatttattttagtatatcaTCTGCATATATGTCAATATAGAGTTGCTGAAAATGTTCGTTACACACTCAGGTTATGTTCTATGTATGACTAATTCTGGCATTTGAATAAGTTTTGTTTCATTAACACGATACCTTTCAAGTGAATTCAAGTTATATAGATTGTAGCAAAATGACTCAAAAGCTGCACCTGCAAACTACTAATCTTGTCTTGAACCATGGTTTTCAGGAAGCAATGATGAAAGATACCCTGGAACGAGCAAGGGATCCAAACTTTAATCTGAAAGCCTACCTTCAGAGTGCTTATGTTCATCCAGTTTTCaaaggtgatgatgatgatattgatgAAGACGACCTTCTGAGCGGAAAGATGGAAACTGAGAGTGTCTTAGTGCCTACAAAGCGCCAATCACGAAGAAATACACCAGCACCAAGCAAAATCAGCGGGGGATCCTCACCATCTTTGCCCGAGACAGTTAAAAATGGTGAGCCTTGAAACAGAGATCGTTAAATATGACACGCGCATGACTACACCTCGCAGAACATTAGACACAATCCATTGCCAGGAGACAGTGATCCGTTGTGAACTTAACGAGTCAAGATAGCAAATTTTGTTCTATAGAGAGAAAGGGAAAAAGGGCCTGCTGAAATTTCTGAAACGAAATCAAGTTCTGGATTTTGTGGCAACGAATGGCCCTTCATACTTCAAAGACAGATGTAGATGAATGTTAGCATGTTAAAAAGTAGATATTGTGTGGATTTCTAAATGTTGGTTTACACAACTATACATGTTAGTCGCCGTATTCAATGAAAAGATCTTCTCCTCATAGCTTGGGCCCTTCTATACTTTGCTGCATTGCCCTGTGTGAAATGGTACAAAGGTTATCCTGCCACAAGGCACTCGTTCATACAAGGGCAATATAGTCCCCACACACAAGGCACTCGTTTATAAGTATACGGCACCCTACCCTACACAAGGACAATCTAATTCCCCCTCTTCTAATATATTGGGACCAGATAACTCACCCACCTAAGACGTATCTAAATtcccaaatataaaatatgtttaggACCcttgaaaattttagttttttttcctgtgttttCTCTTGAATGACACATAAAAAACATCTAGTAAACCAAAAGAAAAGTAATagagaaggaaaaataatatgagaataaattcatttaaaaacgAAATTAATACTGACACAACATAATATCATAgcattgttttaataataatattatctaTTAATATGAAactcttttaataatattttcactaGATTGAGAAATAGAATGAATATAGAAGTtgagggattgaattgaaacAAAAGAtagtaaaaagattaaaatgaaaCAAGAATGAAAGTAGGGTGATCAGAATTCACAAATCCCACCAATCATCATTTTAATTGGATCGTGAAGCACAGCCCCTCGAACAGCGCGTGaaagaatatcatttttttGGTTCAAAATCGACAAAAAGTAGCTGTTAGAAATAGCACTTTGCAACTTGCGGACATGGTGCTGTTTTCTTACGAATACTCTTCCATGTCTTACTTGAGTTGTTCTGTTTTTCTCCTAAGCACAAAAGAGTCTTCACTTATAATAGtttgtttcaattaagtcccttaATTTTAACTTCATGCAATTTAAGTATACAATTATTATTGAACTAACAATCAAGTTCCTCAATCACATTTGTTGTGGAACTTGATTGGATGtgaatttgagataattttcataaaatggtgtttgagagtatatttataattatattttaaaatgttttttattcagaaaaatattaaaataatattttttacataaaaatacccaaaaaaatacatttaaagtaaaaaaaaataaaaaaattttcaaaaaaatttttaaaatagaaaaacaagcaaGAAAATGTGAAAGTATTTTGAGAACAAATTAAGGCTGccaataaaattcatatattttaaatttatttgagttttgACTATTTATCCATACGAAAACAATAATATACTTTCACAATTGTAATAGCTGTACCATTTGTTTCAATGTAAAATGTAACATTTTTAGATTTGCTATTAatcacttaattaaatcttagAAAGAAATATGCACAAAAGTATCATAAGCTCTATGATTATAAATaaagcaatttaaaaataaaataaataatatgtttttttttaattcaaccttAATGTGCAAAAACATCCATAACCAATAATTAAGGAGATATTTAGAAGCgtgaaaataattgttttttaaagtattttttatttggaaatatattaaaatatattttttattttttttaatattaataatcaaaatgatttaaaaatataaaaaaataattttaaaaaaaaataaaaaattaaattttgattaaaaaaaagttgaacacCCAGTTAAACACCTTATATTTGTCATCAATTCTCACTtgtcacttgattttttttggtatccCAAAGTTTTGTTTCAGTATGacataatataatttcatgagGCTAATTCAAAATTGCAATTtccactttatatttttttaaaaaagttgtatgCTAGCATATGTTGATGGGATAGTAATGGGACAGCACAAATAACCACGTCAAAATTAGAGAACAACTAAATTTCAACAAGACACATCTTATATTTGTACTTGTAATAATTTTTactgttgttattttaaaaaaaatagatttaaaaaatttatttttagttgttgttttaaaaatatgttaaaaaataaaaatatatatttgattaaaattattataagatggatttttacatgtaaaataaataaaaattaaaatttttaaaaattaaaaaatattattttaatatatttttaattaaaaaaaaacttttaaaaaatactctacaaggaaaaaaaaaaaaactaccaaacTGTTTGTTCCATGTtgttgaggggaaaaaaaacaagctacCATGGTACCAAACggtattttaatagtttttaaggACTAAGATGAAATAACCGTGACAATCTCAGTACGGGATTGTAGCTCTACTTGTCGAGTCGAGCTGAGAAATAGAGCAGCCTTTTTAAACACTCAGAGA contains:
- the LOC118050901 gene encoding calcium permeable stress-gated cation channel 1-like yields the protein MATLADIAVSGAINLLSAFIFLLAFAILRLQPFNDRVYFPKWYLKGLRSSPSRSGAFVRRVVNLDFRSYIRFLNWMPEALKMPEPELIDHAGLDSAVYLRIYLMGLKIFVPITFLAWAILVPVNYTNNALEAAKMVADVTASDIDKLSISNIPLKSQRFWTHIVMAYAFTFWTCYVLLREYEKVASMRLQFLSSERRRPDQFTVLVRNVPPDPDETVSELVEHFFLVNHPDHYLTHRVVCNANKLASLVKKKKKKQNWLDYYQLKYSRDQSQRPQMKTGFLGLWGGKVDAIDYHISEIEKLSEEIEEERKRVLKDPKSIMPAAFVSFKTRWGAAVCAQTQQSRNPTLWLTEWAAEPRDVYWQNLAIPYMSLKVRRLIIGVAFFFLTFFFMIPIASVQALASIEGIEKRAPFLKSVIEIKFIKSVIQGFLPGIALKLFLIFLPTILMIMSKFEGFVSLSSLERRSATRYYIFLIINVFLGSILTGAAFEQLNSFINQSANEIPKTIGVAVPMKATFFITYIMVDGWAGIAGEVLMLKPLILYHLKNFFLVKTEKDREEAMDPGSVGFNTGEPRIQLYFLLGLVYATVTPLLLPFIIIFFAFAFAVFRHQIINVYNQEYESGAAFWPDVHGRVITALVISQLSLMGLMSTKQAAQSTPFLIALPVLTIWFHRFCNGRHKSAFVKYPLQEAMMKDTLERARDPNFNLKAYLQSAYVHPVFKGDDDDIDEDDLLSGKMETESVLVPTKRQSRRNTPAPSKISGGSSPSLPETVKNGEP